Proteins found in one Gopherus flavomarginatus isolate rGopFla2 chromosome 18, rGopFla2.mat.asm, whole genome shotgun sequence genomic segment:
- the LOC127036359 gene encoding protein FAM3A-like isoform X2, translating to MRLAGPLRVVVIILTAGLTWILVSLLLGTQSGFSRLQQLLSSPENLPMAEPRPRRYKCGLPQPCPEQHLAFRLVSGAANVIGPKICLEDKMLMSSVKNNVGRGLNIALVNGVNGELIDARFFDMWAGDVNELLKFIRTLHEGTLVFVASYDDPATKMNEETRRIFSELGSSVAKELGFRDSWVFVGAKGVQDKSPFEQHTKNSKSTNKYEGWPEALEMEGCIPQRKADGQ from the exons ATGAGACTGGCAG GTCCCCTACGCGTGGTGGTGATCATCCTCACTGCTGGGCTCACCTGGATCCTCgtcagcctcctgctgggcaccCAGAGTGGCTTCTCTCGCCTCCAGCAGCTTCTCAGCA GTCCTGAGAACCTCCCCATGGCAG AGCCGCGGCCCAGGAGGTATAAGTGTGgcctcccacagccctgccccgagCAGCATCTCGCCTTCCGCCTGGTCAGCGGTGCCGCCAACGTCATCGGGCCCAAGATCTGCCTGGAGGATAAAAT GCTAATGAGCAGCGTGAAGAACAATGTGGGGCGGGGCCTGAACATCGCCCTGGTGAatg GGGTCAATGGGGAGCTCATTGATGCCAGGTTCTTCGACATGTGGGCTGGAG ACGTCAACGAGCTGCTGAAATTCATTCGGACGCTGCACGAGGGAACCCTGGTGTTCGTGGCCTCATACGACGACCCAGCCACCAA GATGAACGAAGAGACGCGGAGGATTTTCAGCGAGCTCGGCAGCAGCGTGGCCAAGGAGCTTGGATTCCGCGACAGCTGGGTCTTCGTGGGGGCCAAGGGGGTGCAGGACAAAAGCCCCTTTGAGCAG cacaccAAGAACAGCAAGAGCACCAACAAGTACGAAGGCTGGCCGGAAGCGCTGGAGATGGAGGGCTGCATCCCCCAAAGAAAGGCTGATGGCCAGTGA
- the LOC127036359 gene encoding protein FAM3A-like isoform X1, with protein MRLAGPLRVVVIILTAGLTWILVSLLLGTQSGFSRLQQLLSSPENLPMAVSGWGSSAVPLQASTAPSGRAGARSRHNKPRPRRYKCGLPQPCPEQHLAFRLVSGAANVIGPKICLEDKMLMSSVKNNVGRGLNIALVNGVNGELIDARFFDMWAGDVNELLKFIRTLHEGTLVFVASYDDPATKMNEETRRIFSELGSSVAKELGFRDSWVFVGAKGVQDKSPFEQHTKNSKSTNKYEGWPEALEMEGCIPQRKADGQ; from the exons ATGAGACTGGCAG GTCCCCTACGCGTGGTGGTGATCATCCTCACTGCTGGGCTCACCTGGATCCTCgtcagcctcctgctgggcaccCAGAGTGGCTTCTCTCGCCTCCAGCAGCTTCTCAGCA GTCCTGAGAACCTCCCCATGGCAG TGTCAGGCTGGGGCAGCTCGGCTGTGCCCCTTCaggccagcaccgccccctcagGCAGGGCGGGAGCCAGAAGCAGACACAACA AGCCGCGGCCCAGGAGGTATAAGTGTGgcctcccacagccctgccccgagCAGCATCTCGCCTTCCGCCTGGTCAGCGGTGCCGCCAACGTCATCGGGCCCAAGATCTGCCTGGAGGATAAAAT GCTAATGAGCAGCGTGAAGAACAATGTGGGGCGGGGCCTGAACATCGCCCTGGTGAatg GGGTCAATGGGGAGCTCATTGATGCCAGGTTCTTCGACATGTGGGCTGGAG ACGTCAACGAGCTGCTGAAATTCATTCGGACGCTGCACGAGGGAACCCTGGTGTTCGTGGCCTCATACGACGACCCAGCCACCAA GATGAACGAAGAGACGCGGAGGATTTTCAGCGAGCTCGGCAGCAGCGTGGCCAAGGAGCTTGGATTCCGCGACAGCTGGGTCTTCGTGGGGGCCAAGGGGGTGCAGGACAAAAGCCCCTTTGAGCAG cacaccAAGAACAGCAAGAGCACCAACAAGTACGAAGGCTGGCCGGAAGCGCTGGAGATGGAGGGCTGCATCCCCCAAAGAAAGGCTGATGGCCAGTGA
- the LOC127036357 gene encoding P3 protein-like: protein MAQVLPLLLLLLGCWAQLARGQQAGRYLSMGDGSTLEFDFPERSRGIMVVSSHYPGANRTAGGTQLSAASLAPTVLTVENVSTLCCGAGGFVVAIRSGLAGLAPLQLRLLDQHQLVEERGEFRVRVLPGEEPEHPGLGHFSENPLLYALLPLIFINKCAFGCKVELEALRDLARQPQPVLLGILGQFVAMPLYGYLMSLAFALPKALALGLVVTCSSPGGGGGYLYSLLLGGDVTLAISMTLLSTVAAAGLMPLSSALYGRLLSAHQSLHVPFAKILATLLFIAVPISAGLLVKCKLPRVARLLLLLIKPFSFTLILGGLFMAYHMGAFILADVRSPVVLAGLSVPLFGLLLGYLLAACLRLPGPHRRTVSIEVGVQNSLLALAVLQLSFHRRQADYASQAPFVVALSSTAEMLLLVLGHLLYKKLRPPDSP from the coding sequence ATGGCACAGGTCCTgccactcctgctgctgctgctgggctgctgggcccagctggccagggggcagcaggCTGGCAGGTACCTGAGCATGGGCGACGGCAGCACCCTGGAATTCGACTTCCCTGAGAGGAGCCGGGGCATCATGGTAGTGTCCAGCCACTACCCGGGCGCCAACAGGACGGCGGGTGGTACCCAGCTTAGCGCTGCCTCACTCGCGCCCACCGTGCTGACGGTGGAGAACGTCAGCACCCTGTGCTGCGGGGCGGGGGGTTTTGTGGTGGCCATCCGCTCGGGCCTGGCTGGGCTGGCGCCACTCCAGCTGCGCCTGCTGGACCAGCACCAACTGGTGGAGGAGCGGGGCGAGTTCCGGGTGCGGGTGCTGCCGGGCGAGGAGCCGGAGCACCCAGGGCTGGGCCACTTCTCGGAGAACCCGCTGCTCTACGCCCTCCTGCCCCTCATCTTCATCAACAAGTGTGCCTTCGGCTGCAAGGTGGAGCTGGAGGCACTACGGGACCTGGCACGCCAGCCCCAGCCCGTCCTCCTGGGCATCCTGGGCCAGTTCGTTGCCATGCCCCTCTATGGCTACCTCATGTCACTGGCCTTTGCCCTGCCCAAGGCGTTGGCACTAGGGCTGGTCGTCACCTGCTCCTCCCCGGGTGGGGGTGGCGGGTACCTCTACAGCCTCCTGCTGGGCGGGGACGTCACCCTGGCCATCTCCATGACGCTGCTGTCCACGGTGGCGGCTGCCGGGCTGATGCCGCTCTCCTCAGCACTCTACGGGCGGTTGCTGAGCGCCCACCAGAGCCTGCACGTGCCCTTCGCCAAGATCCTGGCCACGCTACTCTTCATTGCAGTACCCATCTCGGCCGGCTTGCTGGTGAAGTGCAAGCTGCCCCGGGTCgcccgcctgctgctgctgcttatcaagcccttcagcttcaccctcatcCTGGGTGGGCTCTTCATGGCCTACCACATGGGGGCGTTCATTCTGGCAGATGTGCGCTCCCCTGTGGTGCTGGCTGGGCTGAGTGTGCCCCTTTTTGGCCTCCTTCTGGGCTACCTCCTGGCCGCCTGCCTTCGGCTGCCGGGCCCACACCGCCGGACGGTTAGCATCGAAGTGGGAGTGCAGAACAGCCTGCTGGCCCTGGCGGTCCTGCAGCTCTCCTTCCACCGCCGGCAGGCTGACTACGCCTCCCAGGCCCCCTTCGTGGTGGCGCTGAGCAGCACGGCCGAGATGCTACTGCTCGTGCTGGGTCATCTTCTCTATAAGAAGCTGCGGCCGCCAGACAGCCCCTGA